One Salvia splendens isolate huo1 chromosome 12, SspV2, whole genome shotgun sequence genomic window carries:
- the LOC121759662 gene encoding transmembrane protein 214-A-like, with translation MEEDKSFSEPISHSDDSNHGWQKVTAKRQRKNQNNKAAADSSKLPNGSAIAPDKNSVFKGLEKHAEDRRRKLEAQRAAAVYDDSDDNERSRNNHRRGEEDDDLSSDADVKSNAVEVKKKEKQKKAKKPKVTVAEAAAKIDADDLVAFLSSVSESYKGQQDIQLMRFADYFGRAFSAVSASQFPWLKLFRESPVAKIANVPVSYISEAVYKASVDWINQRSYDALGTFVVWSLDGILADLAAQQSGNKVSKKGVNATSSKSQVAIFLVLGMVLCRKPDVLINLLPTLRENSKYQGQDKLPVLIWMTVQASQIDISVGLYLWSHLILPILGGKSGSNPHTRDLVLQLVERIVAVPKARSILVNNAVRKGERLMPPVALDLLLRVTFPAPHARVKATERFEAVYPLLKDVALAGSPGSKAMKQVSLQIQSLIVKTAGEGVPALSEEASSIFIWCLRQNPDCFKQWEKIYDDDNIEASVAALRKLSENWKEFSSKQSSLQVRDTLKSFMQKNEKALNGEADAKRQTSFKDADKYCKIVSGKLSSGHGCVKAMFFTLAVLAVGAAVVFPNTDEWDFNKLLADAQKSF, from the exons aTGGAAGAAGATAAATCATTCTCCGAGCCAATCAGCCACTCCGACGACAGCAACCACGGCTGGCAGAAGGTCACCGCCAAGAGACAGAGGAAAAATCAGAACAACAAAGCCGCCGCCGATTCCTCCAAGCTGCCTAACGGATCCGCAATCGCGCCGGATAAAAACAGCGTTTTCAAGGGCTTGGAGAAGCACGCCGAGGACCGCCGCCGAAAATTGGAGGCGCAGCGCGCCGCCGCGGTTTATGATGACAGCGACGACAATGAGAGATCGAGGAATAATCACCGACGGGGTGAGGAAGACGACGATCTCAGCAGCGATGCTGATGTTAAGAGCAATGCGGTGGaggtgaagaagaaggagaagcagAAGAAGGCTAAGAAGCCTAAAGTTACTGTGGCCGAGGCTGCAGCTAAGATCGATGCCGATGACCTCGTCGCCTTTCTTTCTAGCGTATCG GAATCCTATAAAGGGCAGCAGGATATTCAGTTGATGAGGTTTGCGGATTACTTTGGGCGAGCATTTTCTGCCGTCAGCGCGTCGCAGTTCCCGTGGCTTAAGTTGTTCAGGGAGTCTCCCGTGGCGAAGATTGCCAAT GTCCCAGTTTCTTACATCTCTGAAGCTGTTTACAAGGCATCAGTTGACTGGATCAATCAACGTTCTTATGATGCACTAGGAACCTTTGTGGTCTGGTCATTAGATGGCATTCTGGCAGACTTGGCTGCTCAACAATCTGggaataaggtttcaaagaaaGGAGTGAATGCAACATCTTCAAAGTCTCAG GTTGCTATATTTTTGGTTCTAGGAATGGTATTATGCCGGAAACCTGATGTACTGATTAATCTGTTGCCAACATTAAGAGAAAACTCGAAATATCAAGGGCAAGATAAGCTGCCAGTTCTAATATGGATGACAGTGCAG GCAAGCCAAATAGATATATCTGTTGGATTGTATCTGTGGTCACATCTGATTTTGCCAATACTTGGAGGCAAATCTGGATCTAATCCACATACTAGGGACTTGGTTTTGCAGTTAGTAGAAAG AATTGTAGCTGTACCTAAAGCTCGTAGCATATTAGTGAACAATGCTGTTAGAAAGGGTGAGCGCCTAATGCCACCTGTTGCTCTTGACCTGTTGTTACGTGTAACATTTCCTGCACCTCATGCCCGAGTTAAG GCTACTGAACGATTTGAGGCAGTCTACCCACTTTTAAAAGATGTTGCTCTTGCTGGTTCACCTGGAAGCAAAGCAATGAAGCAAGTGTCACTCCAGATACAATCTTTAATTGTGAAAACAGCTGGAGAAG GAGTTCCTGCACTATCCGAGGAAGCAAGTAGCATCTTTATATGGTGTTTGAGGCAGAATCCTGATTGTTTCAAGCAGTGG GAGAAGATTTATGATGATGATAATATAGAGGCTAGTGTTGCTGCCTTGAGGAAACTTAGTGAGAATTGGAAGGAGTTTTCTTCAAAACAATCTTCTCTTCAAGTCAGGGATACGTTGAAGAGTTTCATGCAAAAG AATGAGAAAGCCTTAAATGGCGAAGCTGATGCTAAACGCCAAACTTCATTCAAAGATGCTGATAAATACTGTAAGATAGTATCTGGAAAGCTCTCCAGTGGGCATGGCTGCGTGAAAGCTATGTTCTTCACTCTTGCGGTGCTGGCTGTGGGTGCTGCTGTTGTGTTCCCAAACACTGATGAATGGGACTTCAACAAATTGCTTGCTGATGCCCAGAAATCATTCTGA